The DNA window AGGCAAGCGCCTCGTCATGATCAAAAGCCAAACCTTGCGCCCGCGAGACCGGCACCCACTCCGCACGCGCAGCATCGTCACCCGCCCGAGGCTCGTGCTCGGACAGGCGCAGCAGCGCCAGATGCGTGACACTCACGATCCAGCCGCGGGGATCGCGCCCGGGCTTGCTGAAGGTGTACAGCTGTTCGACCGAGACTTCACCGAGCCCGGTCTCTTCGGTGAGCTCCCTCGACGCCGCGGCCTCGGCGCTCTCGGTCGGTTCGACGAAACCACCGGGCAACGCCCACTTGCCCGCGAAAGGGTCGTGCCCGCGCTCTATCAAGAGCACGCGCAGCTCCTTGCCGTCGAACGCGAGAGCCACGACGTCTGCCGCCAGGGCGGGCCGCGGATACTCGCTCACGACCCTTTTCCGTAGCGCGCGCGGAGCTCAGCCAGCTCTCGCTCGAAACCGCCGCTCAGGATCGGGAAGCGGCACCAGGTCTTCGGATCCAGGCTCTCGTCGTCGACGTGAAAGCTGGGCGCGTAGCGCTCGCGCTTCCACTGATTCTGGCTGAACAGGCGAAAGAAGCGCTCGACCCAGGTCACGAGCTCGGCCGCTTCGTACTCCGGGAATTCGGCGCGCATCAGCTGCCACACCTCGACCGGCGTGCGCTTGTCGCGGATCGCCGCGCGTTCGATGGCGTCCAGGAGCACGTACGGCATCAGGTCGCCTTCGTCGGTCTGATGCGCCGAGGCAGGGCGCAGCTCCGCCGTGGGCTGCTGCACGTTCACGGCCCCAAGCTCCGGGATCGGACCGAGCCCCGCGGGCCCTCGCGTCTCCAGCCACGCGAGCCAGCGCCGCAAGTAGGCCTTGTCGATGCCGGTGATGGGCGAGAGGCCTCCGGCGGTGTCACCGTCCATGGTTGCGTAGCCCACGGCCGCCTCGGAACGATTGCTCGTCGAGAGCAGGAGCGCGCCCATCACGTTCGCCAGCAGCCACACACTCGGCGCGCGCACCCGCGCCTGGATGTTCTGCAGCGCAATGTCGTCCGTCTCCCACGCGAGAGGTCGCCCGAGCGCCGACGACGCGAGCTTCACGTAACCCTCGACCAGTGCATCCACGTCGAGCTCGACGTGGCGCGCGCCGAGTGCTTCGGCGACCGTCCGCGCCGCCTTGCGCGTGATCTCCCCGCTGTTCTTGGTGGCCTGGTACGCCGTGGTGAGCAGCAGATGCACGATCTCACGCTCGCTCTTGGCCGCCGCGACCTTGGGGATGTGTGCGAGTTTTTGGGCCACGCCTGCCAGACCGAGCTCCTGCACGGCGAACCGCACCGCCATGGCACACAGACAGGCCACGGCGCTCGAGTCCGCGCCGCCCGAGAGTGAGATCACGAAGCCCCGCGCCTTGCTCTTCCGCAGGTAGTCGAACAGCGCCAGGGACACGGCCCGCGCGAACTCCTCTTCTTTCAATTCCGAGCCGCTCTCCCACGCTGCCTCGACCAACGTCTCGCGGGTGATCTCGGGCACGGGATACTCGTGCGGCACACTCACACACTCGCCGGGCTCCGCCTCGACCTGCGGGCGGAAGCTCGAGAGCCAGCCATGCCGTCCCCGCGTCAAATCGACGTCCACGGTCGAACTGATGAGTGCGTGGTCCGCGAACGAGAAGCGGGGCGACACTGCCGACAAACGTCCGCCCGACGCGATGGCCGCATCACCGTCGTAGATGGCGCGCCCGGCCTCGTTGCCCACGAGGTTCGAGTACACGTAGGTCACACCGAAGGCCCGGGAGCCCTCCAGCACCAGGCGCCGACGCACGTCCTTCTTCCCGAAAGCAAAGTGGCTCGCTGACGGATTCAAGATCACGTCGACGGCGTCGAGCGACAGCTCGGCTCCGGGCCGCTTGGCGATCCAGGCGTCTTCGCAGATCTCGAAGCCGATCTTGATCCCGCCGCAAGAAAAGTGGAGGTCGCCCACTGGCAGCGCTCGCCCTTCCACCTCGGTCACGCCACGCTTGCCCCGAGGCCACGGCTTGAACCAGCGCGGTTCGTAGTGGATTCCGTCGCCGGCGAGGGCCCGCTTCGCAACGAAGCCCAGCAGCTTGCCATCGGCGACGAGCGCGGAGCAGTTGAACACGGCTTTGTTGTGCCGGAGCGGCAGCCCGAAATTCACCACCAGCCCCCGAGTCTCCGGCAAGAGCTCGACCAAGACCCGCATGCTCGTCGAGAGGACACCTGGCGACAGGAACATGTCTTCGCAGCCGTAGCCCGAGATACAAAGCTCCGGCAGACACAGGATGCCCACTCCGGCCGTGCGCGCAGCGGCGATGGCGGCCAGGATATTTCGCTTGTTGCCCTCCCAATCGAGCGGCGTCTGATTGAGCGTGGCAGCGGCGACTTTGACCAAACGCATGGCGGGCCTCGGCTTCGGACAGGAGCCCGGATCGTCTCCCTTCCGTCCAAGCTGTCAAGCTGGCAGGCTTCCGAAGCAATGAACGTCCATGCTGACGAGCTCCGGCTGCTTGAAGCGGCCCAGGGCGGCGATGATGCGGCGCTCAGCGAGATCATCGCCCGTTATTCGCCGAGCATCTTCCGCTTCGGCATGAAGATGTGCCGGAACGAAGAGGACGCGGAGGAGGTCATGCAGGACACACTCCTCGCCGCCGCGCGGCACCTCGGAGATTTCCGAGGGCAGAGCTCGCTCTCCACCTGGCTCTACACCATCGCCCGCAGCTTCTGCATCAAGCGCCGCCGGAAACACGTCGGGGAGCCCAAACGACACGAGCCGTTGCACGAGCTGAGCGCCGAGGGTGTTCCCGAGCTCGTCGACGCGACCGCACCGGACCTGCGCGCCGAGGCCAACGAGCTCGGAGCGGCGCTCGAGCGCGCCATCGACGAGCTGGACCCGATGTATCGCGACGTCCTGGTGCTCCGGGACGTCGAAGGGCTGACCGCGCCGGAGGTCGGAGCGGTGCTCGAGCTGAGCGTCGAGGCGGTCAAGAGCCGCCTCCACCGAGCCAGGGCACAGGTCCGCGATCGCATCGCTCCGCTGTTCGCACCCGAGCCAGAGGCGCCGCCCGGAACGAGCTGCCCGGACGTGATCGAGATCCTGTCACGCCACCTCGAAGACGACGTGAGCCCAGAGGTGTGCAGCGAGATGGAGCTTCACGTGGCGGGCTGCCCGCGCTGCAACGCCCGCTGCAGTTCCCTGAGGCAAGCTTTGGCGCTGTGCAAAGCGTCCCCCCTGCCGGAGGTCTCACCAGAAATCTGCGCGCTGGTGAAACGACAAATGCGGGCCGCGCTCGTGGAGCTAGAGGGACAGACCAGGTAGCGTCGAACCGAGAGTTCGGGCAAGCTCGCTCGTGTCGTGGACGACACAGGCCCGATCTCCTTCTTCATACTGTTTGCCATGGGACAGGTCGTCCCGCTCGCGCTTGCGCTCGGAGTGCTCGCCCTCGTTCGCTGGGGCCACGGCGGCTGGGACGGCAAAGACTGGGTCATGGGCGTCGCCGCCGTGATCGCGGCGACTGCGCTGATCATCAGCGCCCAGGACCTGAGGGTTCACTACCTCGACGCCGTCGGCGTCGGCGGAACCGGTGTCCTGAGCCGCAAGTGGATGGTCGAAGGCGACGACAGCACGAGCTTCAAGGTGGCCGTTCAGTTCAAGGGATACCAGGACGACTTTTCCGTGAGCGAAGGCTTCTACGACGCGACGACCCCGCCGCAGAACGTACCGATCAAGTACGATCCGGACTACGCGGCCGAGTTCGTACCGACGTTCCGCGTCGCGAGTGCCTGGCCACTTTCGGTCGTCGGTGGCCTATTCGCGGTGGCGGGCTTGCTCGAGCTCTCGGTGTACGTGTGGGTGCTCGGGCGCGGGGTCGATCGCTTCAGAAAGCGTGCCTGATCACGCCTGGGCGTGACGTAGGATGGGCCGGTGTTCCTGCGGCGCCTCCCCCTCGTCTTCGCTCTTCTGATGCTCGCGTGCGCGAGCGGCGGCTCCTCCGGCGGCGAAGAAGCCAAACAACCGAACTTTCACCCGGAGGCCTGCGGCGCACACGGACTCTACGCGCTGCCCGCCATGCCCGAGCGGGGTGTGGAAGCACATTCCGCGATCAAGGCCGCCGTCGACGCCTTCGGGCGTGCCGAAGCCAGCTTCGCCCGGGACGACCGCGCCAAGGCCTGGCGTGAGTTCCTCGAAGCAGCGCGACATTTGTCGGAGGTCCCGGCCGGCAACCGCCTATCGGACTGGGCAAAGTACGCCCGTGAGCTCGCGTATCACGACGCCCTCTGGGCTGCCGCCGCGGCGGGTCAGCTCGTCGAGAGCAAGGGCCTGTTGGAAAAGACTGCCGAGTCCGACCCCGCGCTGGCCGAACAGATCCGCTCGATGTTGGCCGACTCTCCGGTCGAGTGCAGCCAGCACTGAGCTGTCGCGGCGGGCGGCGACAGGCATCTCTGGGCGCGCTACACTCGAGCGGTAATGCGCGCGTGGCCTTTGATCTTGTGTGCACCGCTGTCCGTGATCGGTTGCGGCGGCGATGACGGCGGCGACGGCGGTGGGGGGCCCGACGAGGTCAGCTTGAACGCGGGCGACACGAGCCTGGTGGCCCGGGCAAAACAAGGAACGATCGAGCTCCGGCGCGGGGATGCCGTACTGCTCTCGCTACCAGCCGATGCGTTCGTGCTCGGCAGCGTGGAGGAGGTGACGGACGCCGCCAACTACGATCCGGCGCCAATGCTCACCGGCGATCCTTCCGCGAAGGAGCCGGAGGGGCTGGCCTGGAACACGGGAGTCAGCTTCGTGATCGAGTCGCACTCCGCGACGGCACTCACGCTGCGCATGAAACACGAGGGCGGCTTCGTTTCGACGGTCGAGCTCGCCGTCGGCGCTGACGATCGGTTTACCGGCAAGCTCACTCCCGCGGATGCCGCGCGCATCGCCTACCTCGGTGTCAAACCGAAAGTCGGCGCCACAGAGGCGTTTTATGGGCTCGGCGAGTACTTCGACAGCGTCAATCACCGCGGAAAGGTCCGCGCCATGCAGCTGGAGGTCTCGAGCGCCCTCGAGAGCAGCAACAACGAGGCCCACGTACCAATCCCGTTCGTCACCGGCACGACCGGCTTCGGCTTGTTCGTCGAGAGCCGATACCCAGCGGCCTTCGACGTGGCCAAGACCGATCCCGAGAGGCTGGCCGCCATCTTTGGCACTGGTCTCGCCAGCGACGCGGGGCTCGGGTTTCACCTCTTCGCCGCGGCGCAGCCCCTGGACGTCACGCGCCTCTATTACGACGTGACGGGTTACCCCCGCCTGCCCGCTCGCTGGGGGCTCGGCCCAACGGTGTGGCGTGACGAGAACGACGACCAGGCCCAGGTCGAGGCGGATCTCACCGCCATGCGTACCCTCGATCTTGCCACGAGCGCCGTCTGGATCGACCGTCCGTACGCGACCGGGGTCAATACCTTCGACTTCGACGCGACGAAGTTCACCAACGCCAAGGCGATGATCGACAAGGCACACGCCTTGGGTTTTCGCATGTCGCTCTGGCACACCCCGTACCTCGACGAAAAAGATCCCAGCACGCAGGCCCTGCGCGACGAAGCCACGGCCAAGGGTTACTACCCGAAGGAGCGCGGGTTGCTCCTGAACAAGTGGGGAACTCCCATCGACCTCACGAACCCCGCGGCGAAAGCCTGGTGGCAGAGCCAGATCAAGAAGTACATCGATCTCGGCATCGAGGGTTTCAAGCTCGACTATGGCGAGGATGTCGTTCCGGGAGTCTTCGGCGCACGCAACATCTGGCAGTTCTCCGATGGCAGCGACGAACGCACGATGCACGCGGGCTTCCCGCTGCTCTATCACGAGACCTACGCCGGACTGCTGCCGGACGAAGGGAACTTCCTGCTCTGTCGTGGCGGCAGCTACGGCGACCAGGTCAACGTCTCGGTGATCTGGCCCGGTGACCTCGACGCCAGCTTCGCGCGCCACGCCGAGAAGGTGACCGAGAAGGGCCAGACCTACTCCGCGGTCGGCGGATTGCCCGCGGCTCTCATCGCCGGCATCGGGCTCGGACCCTCGGGTTTTCCGTTCTACGGCTCGGACACCGGGGGTTATCGACACTCACCGCCGGACAAGGAGCTCTTCACTCGCTGGTTCCAGAGCACGGCGCTTTCGCCCGTGATGCAGATCGGAACCAGCAGCAACGACGTGGCCTGGGAGCCTACCGCGGACAACGGCTTCGACCAGGAGATGCTCGACTGGTATCGCACGTACACCCGCCTGCACCTGCGACTGTTCCCGTACATCTGGACCTACGCGAAACGGCTCGCCACCGACGGTCGCCCCATCCAGCGCGCGCTCGGCCTGGTCTACCCCGAGCTCGGTGAGCACCCGGACGACGTATTCTTGCTGGGCGACTCCCTGCTCGTTGCCCCCGTCGTCGAGCGCGGCAAGACGTCGCGAGACGTGCCGTTGCCCGAGGGCGACTGGGTCGATTGGTGGACGGGAAAATCCCACACCGGCGCCAAATCCATCAGCGTCAGCGCTCCGCTCCAGACGCTGCCGCTGTTCTTGAAGGCCGGTGGCATCGTGCCGATGCTGCGCCCCACCATCGACACCATGAGCCCGACCACGGACGCAACCGTGGACTCGTACGCGACCTCACCCGGGGTGCTATGGGCGCGCGTCGCGCCGGGACCGGCGTCGAGCTTCGTGCTGTTCGACGGCGCGGAGATCGGCCAGGAAGAGCTCGGCCCGAGCGTCAACCTGACGAGCAAGGACGGCAGCGAGCTGAAGTACGGCGTCGTCTTCGAGCTGGTCGGCTTTGGCGCCGCGCCCGCGAACGTGAGCGACGGCGGAGCAGCGCTGACTCAAGCCGCGAGCGCCGCCGCGCTGGACGGCGCGGCGAGCGGCTGGGCGTTCGAGGGAGGCTCGCTGCTCGTCAAAGTTCCGGCGGGCACCCACAGTGTGAGCGTGGTGCGCTAGCACGGCGTCGATCCCGATTGCCTTCGGGCCTTCAGTCATGAAAGAAGGGAAGGCACGATGGGCAGACCCGTTCGGAATCGCACCGAGCTCGCGCTGGCAGCGTTCATTGTGTCCTTGCTCCTGACCTGCAAAGGCTACGAAGAACTCGAGCCCGACGACATCTGCCAGGAGACCGGCTTCTCGATCGCCAATCGCACGGTGACCTGCACCGACGACACCGAGCTCGGCAACGCTCGCTACGAGAAATTCCGCGACCAGTACCGCTGCATTGCCCAGCTCGATACGGGCAGCGGGTTCCAGTGTGCGATCAGCCTGCGCAAGCTCAGCTGCACGGACGTGAAGCAGTTCGGCGACGACCTCGACGCCTGGCTCGCAGCCGGGATCGACTGCGCGACAATCGTCGAAAACAAGTCGAAAACAACTGACGCGGGGCTCGAGTGAGCCGGCGTTCTCTCGTCTGCGTCGCCGTACTCACGATCACGTCAGCGGCCGGCGCGCAGGACTTCGGCGGCGACTTCTTTGCGCCGGAGGGCTTCAGCCTGCTCGAAGGCACGACGCGCTACGAGGCCGCGCGGCAGGCTGGGATCACCAA is part of the Myxococcales bacterium genome and encodes:
- a CDS encoding sigma-70 family RNA polymerase sigma factor; amino-acid sequence: MNVHADELRLLEAAQGGDDAALSEIIARYSPSIFRFGMKMCRNEEDAEEVMQDTLLAAARHLGDFRGQSSLSTWLYTIARSFCIKRRRKHVGEPKRHEPLHELSAEGVPELVDATAPDLRAEANELGAALERAIDELDPMYRDVLVLRDVEGLTAPEVGAVLELSVEAVKSRLHRARAQVRDRIAPLFAPEPEAPPGTSCPDVIEILSRHLEDDVSPEVCSEMELHVAGCPRCNARCSSLRQALALCKASPLPEVSPEICALVKRQMRAALVELEGQTR
- a CDS encoding NUDIX hydrolase, giving the protein MSEYPRPALAADVVALAFDGKELRVLLIERGHDPFAGKWALPGGFVEPTESAEAAASRELTEETGLGEVSVEQLYTFSKPGRDPRGWIVSVTHLALLRLSEHEPRAGDDAARAEWVPVSRAQGLAFDHDEALALALTRVRARAERFPFGAELLPARFTLRELQALHRAVLGESLDKRNFRKRALAWPSLVPLDDKETGVQHRRARYYRFDGRRLRPFVRAETGVPLGEESG
- the nadE gene encoding NAD(+) synthase → MRLVKVAAATLNQTPLDWEGNKRNILAAIAAARTAGVGILCLPELCISGYGCEDMFLSPGVLSTSMRVLVELLPETRGLVVNFGLPLRHNKAVFNCSALVADGKLLGFVAKRALAGDGIHYEPRWFKPWPRGKRGVTEVEGRALPVGDLHFSCGGIKIGFEICEDAWIAKRPGAELSLDAVDVILNPSASHFAFGKKDVRRRLVLEGSRAFGVTYVYSNLVGNEAGRAIYDGDAAIASGGRLSAVSPRFSFADHALISSTVDVDLTRGRHGWLSSFRPQVEAEPGECVSVPHEYPVPEITRETLVEAAWESGSELKEEEFARAVSLALFDYLRKSKARGFVISLSGGADSSAVACLCAMAVRFAVQELGLAGVAQKLAHIPKVAAAKSEREIVHLLLTTAYQATKNSGEITRKAARTVAEALGARHVELDVDALVEGYVKLASSALGRPLAWETDDIALQNIQARVRAPSVWLLANVMGALLLSTSNRSEAAVGYATMDGDTAGGLSPITGIDKAYLRRWLAWLETRGPAGLGPIPELGAVNVQQPTAELRPASAHQTDEGDLMPYVLLDAIERAAIRDKRTPVEVWQLMRAEFPEYEAAELVTWVERFFRLFSQNQWKRERYAPSFHVDDESLDPKTWCRFPILSGGFERELAELRARYGKGS
- a CDS encoding glycoside hydrolase family 31 protein, translated to MRAWPLILCAPLSVIGCGGDDGGDGGGGPDEVSLNAGDTSLVARAKQGTIELRRGDAVLLSLPADAFVLGSVEEVTDAANYDPAPMLTGDPSAKEPEGLAWNTGVSFVIESHSATALTLRMKHEGGFVSTVELAVGADDRFTGKLTPADAARIAYLGVKPKVGATEAFYGLGEYFDSVNHRGKVRAMQLEVSSALESSNNEAHVPIPFVTGTTGFGLFVESRYPAAFDVAKTDPERLAAIFGTGLASDAGLGFHLFAAAQPLDVTRLYYDVTGYPRLPARWGLGPTVWRDENDDQAQVEADLTAMRTLDLATSAVWIDRPYATGVNTFDFDATKFTNAKAMIDKAHALGFRMSLWHTPYLDEKDPSTQALRDEATAKGYYPKERGLLLNKWGTPIDLTNPAAKAWWQSQIKKYIDLGIEGFKLDYGEDVVPGVFGARNIWQFSDGSDERTMHAGFPLLYHETYAGLLPDEGNFLLCRGGSYGDQVNVSVIWPGDLDASFARHAEKVTEKGQTYSAVGGLPAALIAGIGLGPSGFPFYGSDTGGYRHSPPDKELFTRWFQSTALSPVMQIGTSSNDVAWEPTADNGFDQEMLDWYRTYTRLHLRLFPYIWTYAKRLATDGRPIQRALGLVYPELGEHPDDVFLLGDSLLVAPVVERGKTSRDVPLPEGDWVDWWTGKSHTGAKSISVSAPLQTLPLFLKAGGIVPMLRPTIDTMSPTTDATVDSYATSPGVLWARVAPGPASSFVLFDGAEIGQEELGPSVNLTSKDGSELKYGVVFELVGFGAAPANVSDGGAALTQAASAAALDGAASGWAFEGGSLLVKVPAGTHSVSVVR